The DNA segment ACATAGGGGCTCTGGAGCCCCCTCTGGAAGAGGTAGCGGATGAGCATGGAGCTCACGTAGGTTTTGCCTGTTCCTGTCGAGCCGTGGAAGGACATCACCAGGGGTTTCACTGGATTCGGGTTCTCCAGGAACTCCCTCACGCCCTTCATCACCTGCTGCCTCACCAGGGGTTGCCCCACCAGATTCGTGGCCAAGTCAAACTCCAGACCTGAAAGGAGGTGAAACCAGGACTTGGAGAAGGCGGGTTGTCATGGCTCATCCCGTCCCTGGGAACCACCCCGCGGGGCCCTCTCATCCCCGGTTGCCGCACGGCCGAGAGACCCCGCTCCAAGGACGCCGCCGGGAAGGCTCTCCTGGAGACGCGCTGGCTCCCGGAATCCCCTCCCGCTGCCTCCCGGCCTCGTCGGCTGCGCGCCCCCCGCCCCCGAGGGTCCCCCTGCCCCCAGACCCCCTTCCCAGCCGGCCGCTCCCGCTGACCGCGCAGGTCGGGCCCGAAGCTGCACTCGCAGTCCGCCGAGAAGCCGCAGCGCAGCGCCCACAGGTCCcaggcggcggcggggcgggcggcggccgccagcagcaccagcaggaccCGGACAGGGGCTGGGGCCGCTCCGGGGGCCATGGCGGCCGCGGCTCCCGCACCGCCCGCACTACAACTCCCAGCGTGCCCCGCGCGGAGTCGGGACCAGAAAACCGGCGCACCGGGAAAGAGGCGTGGCCATGTAACGAGGGGGCGTGGTCTGGCCCGCATAGCCCCGCCCCCCACTGGGCAGGGTCCCTGTGCCCCCTGTCTCCTCGTGCCTTGGGGACCCGGGAACCTCTCGCAGAGGACAACCTAAAATTCAACAAGGGcaaatgcagggtcctgcactTGGGGAGGAGCAACCCTGAACACCGGTGCCAGCTGGGGGCTGACACGGAAAGCAGCTCGGCAGGAAAGGACTGCGGGTCCTGtctgtgagccagcagtgtgccctgaGGGCTAACAAGGCCGGTGGGATCCTGGGGTGGATCAGGAAGAGTATTTCCAGCtggtaatatatatatatattaatatatttatatatataaagctgCATCTCTGCTCagctttatatatatttatacatatatatatatatataaaaacacacCCCTAAGTGGGGGTGCCAAGAAGATGGatcaggctctgctcagtggtgctgcggacaagaggcaatgggtACAAACTGatgcccaggaagttccacctgaacacaAGGTAAAACTTCTTTATTGTGCAGTGAccatgcactggaacagattgtccagagagggtgtggagtccACAGGGAGGTGGGGACCAGATGACCCCATTgtagtcccttccaacccaaaccattttgtatttctgtgacaTCACACAGCCCTCCTCAGAAGAGCTGTCACTGGGGAACCATGGGGTCTGGGACCTGGTGGGGACAGGTTCAGCATAGTGGTTCCCCCCATTCAGCCCATGCTCTCCTCCCCCAGGGGGCTCCTTTAAAGGACACCCACAGGACAGGGGGTCCCCTTGAGGAACGGGATAAAAGTTTATTGTATGTAAGAACCAAACCCATGAGATATGTACATGTATTTACATGACAAAATGAATAAGCCTAATTATTTACAACAAGGACCGTCCTTCACAACTCTGTACATCAAGAAGTAATcgtgaaaatatatttacagacaggatccagcagctgtgggcaagacggagatggaaaaaaacaaaaccaaagggTGAGGTGAGGGGCACCATGTAGTCATGgacctcagcagggctgggtgtggaGGCTGGTGGTGGCCTGCCCAGACACTGTCCCCACTCTTCAGAGTAGCAGTGCAGACCCCTGGCTTGTATCCTGAAGAGGTGGGTGGTAGATTTGAGgtggctgcttttcctcctctttgtcTCAAAATTGCCAGCCTGTGCCCCAGTGCCTTTCTGGGCCATCTCTCCTCCGTTCCCTTGGCCCACAGCCACTGGTGGGAtgcaggctgggagctgggggtctCCGAGGGCCTGGGGGGGGTTACAGCTCGCTGAAGCGCACCGCTGGCTCCAGCTTGTGGGACAGGGCAGTGAGGACCTTGTCGAACTTCTCGTAGcgctcagcctggctgctctcagccccACGGCTGCCCCAGAGCAGTCGCAGCTGGAACTCGGTGCTGAAGACTTCCAGCAGCTCCGCTTTGCCCTGGAAACCTGCAAGAGGGACAGTCAGTTCCCTGGGATGGGATCCCCAGCACCTGTGGGATGCTCCatcctggtgctggagctgcacacTGGGAATgtggcagagggaaaggggctCTGCTGTCCCTACTGCTTACCCTGCAGCTTCACCTCAGCATTGGTGTGGTAGAGCCCACCATGGTGAGCCACCATCCGTGCTGCCTCCAGGTGGGCCATGACCACCTCCACGCCGTTGTCGGTGGCCTCCCAGGGCTCGGGGCTTTCCGTGAGAGCCTCATCCCGCTCCAGGAGAGTCACAAGGGGTATGATGTGGGGAAAGGTGGTGTTGGTCAGCGGCGGCCCTTCTGGGGAGAGAGGCACTCTTAGGACCCTGCGTGCCCCCATGACCCTGCGTCCCCCTCCCCATCTCCCTGTGGAGTTCTCATGACACCAGCCTGCCACCGTGCTCCCAGGAGAGGCTTTAAGTctcagctggacacagcagctgctgtctaTTTGATCGCTGTGCCTGGGGCCATTGCCTTGTCCAACACCAGCTCCTCCCCGCCAGGGTTTCTGGCTGTGCCGGGAAGGGAAATCTGATGGCCACGCTCAGGCTGCATTTCCTGGGGCTGCAATGAGGAGCAGGTTTCTGCAAACCACAGGGCAGCAGCCATTAGAGACACATGGCTTTTCATCTTTCCAACTGGCTGCCCTGTCCCTTGGTTTGGCACTCACTGCCATGTGAGCACGATGGTTTGGCTcagctgctggttttatttAGTTATGAAATGCTTCcttgggaaggaaggagcaaaCGAGGCCAGATGGGCTGTGCTGAGTGCTGGGGTGGTTCAGCAGCCAGAGCATGTTGGGCACTAGCTGAGAGAGGGTCAGAACTCTCAAACAGTGACACCACACCCAGAcaaaagcaggaaggagaaagcaAGTGAGACAAGGGGAGTTGCTCCTGTTACCTTTCCCTTCATTCAGGCTCTTCAGGAATGGCTTAAGCTTCTTCTCATAGAGGATTGCACCCTCTGTGTGCCGCTGCCGCAGCACCATCCAGGTCTGCTCCAGCCGGGCAATCTGAAAGGAGATGGGGCAGGTAGAAGGTGTGGCGGGCAGCACAACTTCCAGGCACCAGGGAGAACAGCCTGACCCTGGAGCCATAGTCCCCAGCCTTGCACACAACAATGCCTGCTGCACCCAAAACCAGCCTCCTCCACCAGTGCTCATGGCCAGACACggcacagctctggcactgaGGCTGGGCTTAGCATTTCTCCCCCTGCCCGTGCCCCAGGACAGCAACTTCCCTGCGTCGCAGTGGCCTTGAAGATGAGatgcagggaggggacagccatTCCACCTCCTTTGTGCAAGCAGGAAGCAAGACTTCCCAGCTGGGCTtgatttaaaattgaattttaatcTCCTTTCATCTTCCAAAGGGAGCACTGTGGCCCGGAGACGCTGCTGCCACAGCCTTGAGACTGATTTGTATTGTACCGGAGGGCAGATTCATTTCCTCCCAGGaacacagcccagcacaaaacaaaaagcccaaccACGGAAAAACAATTGGATCCTGGCGGGACTAGGCTGTCTGCTCTGTGGAGGGGATGGCTCTTCCCCTTCCATACTTGCATCCCAGCGGATGTGGCCCCATGCCTCCTACCTGGGGCATTTTCCCCTCTCACCCATCCCAATGACTCTTGGAGCCTACAGGACACAGGGAGAGGGATGCATTTTGAGCAAGGGGCTGAGCCTGAGGACTAAAGGAGTGTCCCTGTACCTGTGTCATTTCCAGGGCGCTCATTACAGCTGCAAAACTGAACATGTTCCCCATGGTGCTCTTCAGCTCGGCAGCCAGCTGGATGGTTTTGTGGAGTAGGGCTGCCCGCTCCTCCGTGCTGCCTGTGCAGCCCAAGATGTCCACAGCGATCATGATGGACATGGTGTGAAACCTGCCAAGGGGCAAGACACAGAGTAGGgtcagcacagggagaggggatGCTCTTTGGGCTTAGACAGggctcctcctctcccctcccctgtgccaggctgggaacaCCGTGGGGAGCTGGACCAGGCCGTGCAGGGCAGCCCAGTGGGCTCATTTTGGCCATGCTGTGCCGTACCGTTCCAGCAGGTCCAGGCGGAGCTGGTGGCCGTGGGGAAGGGTGAGCAGCTCCATGCCAGAGCTCACCCCCATGAGCTGCTGCATCTCCACTGTCACACCCAATATCCGGGCAACCTGGCAAGGAAGGTGAAAGCTGATTAGACCCTTGTTAAttgaggagaggctgaagtGTCCTCGGGCAGCCTcttgccccagcccagcctctgcctgccctggccgATATACCACAGGAGAGCCCAGCAGGGATGCTCCAATGCTCAGGGGCTGCCTGATGTTCAGGGATGCACTAATCCCTGCCAACCCAGATCAGTCGGAGGGCAGCAGTGcccatccctcctccctccaggCCCTGGCCGTACCAAGCAGTCCACTTTGGTGATGTGTTTGGCCAGTGTTTTCACATccacctctgccagcagctctttGACTTTCTTTAGCACAGTCATCTCCAGAGGTTTGTTATCCAGGGGGATGAGCAGGGATTGGAAGGCAGCAGGGTTGAAGGAGGAGGTTGTTTCCATAGTGGGGGGCACAAAGCCCTTGAagtccagctctgctttcagcctCTGCCCTGCCTCTGCTTCCCCAGAGCTGTTCTCCACAGTCCCTCTCTGTCCTTCCTCCACCTTTAGCCTCTCCACGTAGCTCTTTGTTGGTAGCTGCTTGGTGTCGTGGGCTGGCCGGTCTCTGCTGATGGGTGAGGTGGGGTGCAGCTGGCAGTAGTGCCCCGTGTCCGGGTCGCTGTAGCTGTTCAcggagggagagggggaggcgCGGGCgtacccatggcagggagtcgaatgggagctgtgggcagggtcTGGAAGAGGTTTGCTGTTGTTCCCATGGCACAGTTGGGGTTCACTGGACCTTCTTATGACTGGAGAGGCTGGGGTGAGTCCAGATGCTTGGCAGGCGTGTGGCTTTAGCCGTGTGACTGTAGGGAGCAGAGGAGACACTTATCAAAACCTGAGGGTGCACACACACATAGGGACTGCAgatgcagcagcccagggacaTGGGGCTCAGGGAAAACCCCTCTGGCAAAACAGAACAACCGGGTCCCAGGACAGCTGCACAACGATGCAGCTGATGACTGGCTGAGGTTCTGTCCCTGAAGTCCCCCTCCGCAGGTCCCTGCATCACAGCAGTGCCGAGTCCAGGCTGATCCACAGCcccagagggatggagggacaagCCTACCTGTGCTGTAGGCAGGTGATGCTGGGTTCTCAGAGATGGGGGACATCGGGGAGTGCAGGTCTTGGATCTGGTCCACGCTGACAGCACAGTTGCGAATGATGTCTCTATGGTGGGGCAGGGACACGctgggaaggaggcagagggCACAGGTTAGTCCCTTAAAGCAGGGCCCAGGCAagcacagaggggctgggatgaAGGTTTGCTGCCCCCAACACCTCCCTTGGGTCATCACCTCCTTCCACAACTACCCGTAACaagctcagctggagcagtgaGCAGGTagtcccagcagctgcagctgggaacagaAGGGGTCACTACCCACTGACTCCCATAAATCAGAGACAGACCTGCCTGCAGGGACCCTGGTCCtacagaggagagcagagcaatGTAACAGTATGCCATGCCAAGGTATTTCGGATGCAATGGGTTTGGTCCCACTCCAGGGTGCTGTGGGGAAGTGAATCTAGCAAACTACAGACAGTAGTTTTCCAGGGTTGTGCTGGAAAGTGGTATCTTACACTGTGTTATTCTATTTCTACTTGGGAACTGTGTTGAGCTGGTTAGGTG comes from the Parus major isolate Abel chromosome 17, Parus_major1.1, whole genome shotgun sequence genome and includes:
- the TOR2A gene encoding prosalusin isoform X2; the protein is MAPGAAPAPVRVLLVLLAAAARPAAAWDLWALRCGFSADCECSFGPDLRGLEFDLATNLVGQPLVRQQVMKGVREFLENPNPVKPLVMSFHGSTGTGKTYVSSMLIRYLFQRGLQSPYVHHFSPIVHFPHAEQIEQYKESLKHWIQGNLTNCGRSAFLFDEMDKMHPGLIDVIIPFLGPSWVVYGTNYRKAIFIFIRLEPLQMPRDAISL
- the TOR2A gene encoding prosalusin isoform X4, giving the protein MAPGAAPAPVRVLLVLLAAAARPAAAWDLWALRCGFSADCECSFGPDLRGLEFDLATNLVGQPLVRQQVMKGVREFLENPNPVKPLVMSFHGSTGTGKTYVSSMLIRYLFQRGLQSPYVHHFSPIVHFPHAEQIEQYKESLKHWIQGNLTNCGRSAFLFDEMDKMHPGLIDVIIPFLGPSWVVYGTNYRKAIFIFIR
- the SH2D3C gene encoding SH2 domain-containing protein 3C isoform X3 — encoded protein: MTERCSLWSALSAAACCFYRGSFMQVQFSKEKYILDSSPEKLHKELEEELKLSSSDLRSHAWYHGRIPREVSESLVQRNGDFLIRDSLTSLGDYVLTCRWRNEPLHFKINKVTVKSSDGHTHVQYLFEQESFDNVPALVRFYVGNRKAISEQSGAIIYCPINRTFPLRYLEASYGLANGKHGGSHSPSTQKGGHIKRRSITMTDGLTADKITRAEGCPTSVSLPHHRDIIRNCAVSVDQIQDLHSPMSPISENPASPAYSTVTRLKPHACQASGLTPASPVIRRSSEPQLCHGNNSKPLPDPAHSSHSTPCHGYARASPSPSVNSYSDPDTGHYCQLHPTSPISRDRPAHDTKQLPTKSYVERLKVEEGQRGTVENSSGEAEAGQRLKAELDFKGFVPPTMETTSSFNPAAFQSLLIPLDNKPLEMTVLKKVKELLAEVDVKTLAKHITKVDCLVARILGVTVEMQQLMGVSSGMELLTLPHGHQLRLDLLERFHTMSIMIAVDILGCTGSTEERAALLHKTIQLAAELKSTMGNMFSFAAVMSALEMTQIARLEQTWMVLRQRHTEGAILYEKKLKPFLKSLNEGKEGPPLTNTTFPHIIPLVTLLERDEALTESPEPWEATDNGVEVVMAHLEAARMVAHHGGLYHTNAEVKLQGFQGKAELLEVFSTEFQLRLLWGSRGAESSQAERYEKFDKVLTALSHKLEPAVRFSEL
- the SH2D3C gene encoding SH2 domain-containing protein 3C isoform X1 — protein: MAEGQKRGGFKKFKFFKFKGFGSLSSIPRSFTFRRVSVVPSSPESLRPHLQPPHGFLGEPFDSTQDDLNTVPKSPGPYAQSSNMYSHMGTMPRVNLGKAGKSMGKDKSSHNCWEKGTPKYKTPQTALLPSLKCPEMSSTPGPGTDSPVAVGQAEQKEEEAEPGDTLEGAIARTDQESMENVSCPRTQTPSSSPAPNPSQTTSPDAAAGAETTAGDLLEKGQEHPDKISPDSHHDGLESGSEYVKFSKEKYILDSSPEKLHKELEEELKLSSSDLRSHAWYHGRIPREVSESLVQRNGDFLIRDSLTSLGDYVLTCRWRNEPLHFKINKVTVKSSDGHTHVQYLFEQESFDNVPALVRFYVGNRKAISEQSGAIIYCPINRTFPLRYLEASYGLANGKHGGSHSPSTQKGGHIKRRSITMTDGLTADKITRAEGCPTSVSLPHHRDIIRNCAVSVDQIQDLHSPMSPISENPASPAYSTVTRLKPHACQASGLTPASPVIRRSSEPQLCHGNNSKPLPDPAHSSHSTPCHGYARASPSPSVNSYSDPDTGHYCQLHPTSPISRDRPAHDTKQLPTKSYVERLKVEEGQRGTVENSSGEAEAGQRLKAELDFKGFVPPTMETTSSFNPAAFQSLLIPLDNKPLEMTVLKKVKELLAEVDVKTLAKHITKVDCLVARILGVTVEMQQLMGVSSGMELLTLPHGHQLRLDLLERFHTMSIMIAVDILGCTGSTEERAALLHKTIQLAAELKSTMGNMFSFAAVMSALEMTQIARLEQTWMVLRQRHTEGAILYEKKLKPFLKSLNEGKEGPPLTNTTFPHIIPLVTLLERDEALTESPEPWEATDNGVEVVMAHLEAARMVAHHGGLYHTNAEVKLQGFQGKAELLEVFSTEFQLRLLWGSRGAESSQAERYEKFDKVLTALSHKLEPAVRFSEL
- the SH2D3C gene encoding SH2 domain-containing protein 3C isoform X2, with the protein product MAEGQKRGGFKKFKFFKFKGFGSLSSIPRSFTFRRVSVVPSSPESLRPHLQPPHGFLGEPFDSTQDDLNTVPKSPGPYAQSSNMYSHMGTMPRVNLGKAGKSMGKDKSSHNCWEKGTPKYKTPQTALLPSLKCPEMSSTPGPGTDSPVAVGQAEQKEEEAEPGDTLEGAIARTDQESMENVSCPRTQTPSSSPAPNPSQTTSPDAAAGAETTAGDLLEKGQEHPDKISPDSHHDGLESGSEYVKFSKEKYILDSSPEKLHKELEEELKLSSSDLRSHAWYHGRIPREVSESLVQRNGDFLIRDSLTSLGDYVLTCRWRNEPLHFKINKVTVKSSDGHTHVQYLFEQESFDNVPALVRFYVGNRKAISEQSGAIIYCPINRTFPLRYLEASYGLANGKHGGSHSPSTQKGGHIKRRSITMTDGLTADKITRAEGCPTSVSLPHHRDIIRNCAVSVDQIQDLHSPMSPISENPASPAYSTVTRLKPHACQASGLTPASPVIRRSSEPQLCHGNNSKPLPDPAHSSHSTPCHGYARASPSPSVNSYSDPDTGHYCQLHPTSPISRDRPAHDTKQLPTKSYVERLKVEEGQRGTVENSSGEAEAGQRLKAELDFKGFVPPTMETTSSFNPAAFQSLLIPLDNKPLEMTVLKKVKELLAEVDVKTLAKHITKVDCLVARILGVTVEMQQLMGVSSGMELLTLPHGHQLRLDLLERFHTMSIMIAVDILGCTGSTEERAALLHKTIQLAAELKSTMGNMFSFAAVMSALEMTQIARLEQTWMVLRQRHTEGAILYEKKLKPFLKSLNEGKGPPLTNTTFPHIIPLVTLLERDEALTESPEPWEATDNGVEVVMAHLEAARMVAHHGGLYHTNAEVKLQGFQGKAELLEVFSTEFQLRLLWGSRGAESSQAERYEKFDKVLTALSHKLEPAVRFSEL
- the SH2D3C gene encoding SH2 domain-containing protein 3C isoform X4 — protein: MTALGRRFPTLGQGSHHDGLESGSEYVKFSKEKYILDSSPEKLHKELEEELKLSSSDLRSHAWYHGRIPREVSESLVQRNGDFLIRDSLTSLGDYVLTCRWRNEPLHFKINKVTVKSSDGHTHVQYLFEQESFDNVPALVRFYVGNRKAISEQSGAIIYCPINRTFPLRYLEASYGLANGKHGGSHSPSTQKGGHIKRRSITMTDGLTADKITRAEGCPTSVSLPHHRDIIRNCAVSVDQIQDLHSPMSPISENPASPAYSTVTRLKPHACQASGLTPASPVIRRSSEPQLCHGNNSKPLPDPAHSSHSTPCHGYARASPSPSVNSYSDPDTGHYCQLHPTSPISRDRPAHDTKQLPTKSYVERLKVEEGQRGTVENSSGEAEAGQRLKAELDFKGFVPPTMETTSSFNPAAFQSLLIPLDNKPLEMTVLKKVKELLAEVDVKTLAKHITKVDCLVARILGVTVEMQQLMGVSSGMELLTLPHGHQLRLDLLERFHTMSIMIAVDILGCTGSTEERAALLHKTIQLAAELKSTMGNMFSFAAVMSALEMTQIARLEQTWMVLRQRHTEGAILYEKKLKPFLKSLNEGKEGPPLTNTTFPHIIPLVTLLERDEALTESPEPWEATDNGVEVVMAHLEAARMVAHHGGLYHTNAEVKLQGFQGKAELLEVFSTEFQLRLLWGSRGAESSQAERYEKFDKVLTALSHKLEPAVRFSEL